The Artemia franciscana chromosome 2, ASM3288406v1, whole genome shotgun sequence genome segment ccttgtatccctggccatggagcctttgaAGGGGGAACATGAGCATTTTATTCCCGACCTGTATTTCTTGGTGAACAAAAGTCTGGACAAACCCCGAACTCAACATGAGCTAATTAtcttaaaactgttttttaattatagCCCCAAACATTGGGATCGAACAAAATTTTTGTGGAGCCTGCGGTTTCAAATGCAGTCACTCAGCCTAGTACTTAAATATATACATAGTGCCTATGCTCGATTGACAGCTGCCATTACTGTGACTTTCAATGTCCCGGTCTTATTTCTAAAACTAATCCTTATATTCTTCTATACTTTCTTCTTGCTTACAAAAATCCTTCCAAACAAGGGGGCCGGCAGAAATTTTTacagcggggggggggggcgaataCCAAAATATCAGTGGTGATTGGGTAACGGAATGTATTTTAGGGATTTTTTCTTGGTaggaataagtttttttctagaTACTCTTAGAAAAAACCTCAAATAAACAAAGTCAAAGAGGTGGTTGCCATTCCAAAATATCTGAAAGGGGAGCATCTGTTTTAGAAAGAGAGTAcattacgtattttttttctgaggaaAGAAGGACATTTGGTAGCTAATTTGtgctttcaaaataaaactaatagcaATAGCATTGAATATTGGTTGAAACCGCTCTTGAAAATGTCTTTTAACCTTTTGGAAACATGAgcagaaaaagaattgacaaatgaattatttatttgagatGGGGCTAATACATGTTCTGACAAATTATTTTAGTGTTGCCAGTGTCAGACTTAAGTGTATTTTATCTCTACTCtctataaattaaaattctcaATAACCAACAACAAAGAGACTTATTCCAATGATCAAAATGCTATACAtcttatttaaaacaataaattttcattaCTGTTTAGCGTTTTGTTGGGGGGATCATAGTTGTGAAAGTGTTTTATACTTGTGAAACGCAAAAAGGAGTGaaaatttttagctattttaaaaGGAGGGAATATTGAAGGATAGAAGTTAAAAAGGAGCACATGGCCTCAAAAAGGAGGACGTCTGATAGCAATGGTCCTTCCTGATACTGTTGATGGAGTTCTTGAAAACCTCAATGTTACTGTTTAATACCCTCAAGTTTTGTACCAACATGTTGCAATGTACTAAACAAGATACTCCTCAGTACCTAGTCAGACTCCTAGACTTTGCCACCTCCCTTCTCTTTCTTTGTTCTTGCCATTCATCTGAAGAGTTCCTAAGACTCAGTGAGCTTTGAGCACAGGAAAATTGCTTATCTGAATCAATCCATTTCACACCGTATCATCTTGAACATGTATACTAAAAATAAGTCGTTAAATAAGTAACCCTGGAAAAGTCAGCATACCTCTAAAATAGTGTAATTTTTCTTGAGTGCAAACCCTGTCAGTATTAAgttggcaaattttcttaaaatatgcCTTCATCACGCTAAAACAGGTATAATACATATTTTCAAGGCGAACTTCTAAGCCTTAAAAGTAGGTAACGAGTAGAGATGAGACCTTGGAAATACAAAGCATCATTCATATATCTATCCTAACAGCTTTCAAAGATAACAAAAGCCTCTCTATCTAGAAAGTTCCTGAATGGGGTGCTACTTTAGTCAGTCTGAGTAAAGAGTTCGCTGAAATGTGTCAGGTACAGTATGTGAGGAAGAGTGAGAGCATTATGTAGGTTCGCTAGAATTTACGTCCTAAAATATTAAATCTCATCGTAAACTCGTGAACTCAAAAGTTGTCTGAAAAGGGGTAGCAAGAACCAAAGTGCAAAACCTTTTTGAGACGAGGAGGACTGGCCCATTGTTAGCAACATCCATGAATAACGCTGGCGGTACAAAATGCTAAATAGCTCAATAATGAAACcgtttttatttaaagtttttgaaaaaaattctgcgGCTAAAAAGCAAGTATTAAAGATtcgaataaagtaaaaaaaaaaagagattgtGAAATAACTTGGAAATGTGAAAGTCTATAATTTGCAATACCTAGGGCAAATAGAACCGTCTTagagaaagttttaaaaataatgcaatataattattgtttcttttgatgctggtaaaaaatgaaaatagataaTTTCACAAGAGACAAATCCACTGAAATATTTCCGCATACTTCATATTATCATATAAGTAACTGACTTTCCAAATCAATATAAATCCACATAACGAGTGACTTTTATGATATTAACTGTAAATAATTCACTTGGAATATCGATTAACATGGTAAGATAAGAGAAAATGCATGAAAAAGATTGAAATAGAAGTGAAACGAGACCATAAATAACGGTTGTTAGGGGACTTCTTTCAATAACCTCTTTAAACTTCTACTTTTCTACTTTCtactttctacttttttaaacttgCATGTAGTCTCACAAATTAGCCTAAATTTTGTTATGCAACAGAAATTTCTTTTAGATCCCGCGCCTGGAACACATTGAGAACAATGCAACGGATTCTTCTTTATCATCAAGGACTAGACTTGACCTATCCCCAGGAATTTTCcgtctgaaaaaatttgaaggaGATGTGGAAAAATCGGAAGTTGACTTTCTAGTTTTGGATGACAATCCTAGCCCCCAAAGTGAATATAGAAACTTCACCATATTAATGGACAATGATCTGGGCAATTATAgtggagaagaaaattttactttaatcaGAGAGGTTGACCATGGTACCTACAGTGGAGACGAAAACTTTACTTTATTCAGGGAGGTTGACCATGGTACCTACCGTGGAGACGAAAATTTTACCATAATAATGGACGATATGCTATTTACACAAGAATCGTATAAAAACTGGGTATTTTTGCAACGAGCCTATTTAAAGCATCCTTACAATCAATGGTACAGAGATTCTGCAGGAAACCCTGTCATACCATATATAATTGACTCGAGCGTTTTATCTTCTGATGTGGAATGGGTTCTTAAAGGAATTCAGCAATGGGGAAATACTTGTATCCGCTTCATTGATAATACAAAGTAcaacttaaaatattatttaaggATTCAAAGACCATCCACTGCAGGTCTTTGCAATTCATTCCTTGGAAATATTTACGCCGGGGGCTCTGGGCAGCCTCTAAACCTTGGACAGGGGTGTTACGATCCTAATGTTATTGCACACGAAATTGGTCACGCTATAGGCTTAAGCCATGAACATAATCGAGTAGATAGGGATAAACACCTAAAAGTTTTTAAGGGCAATATTGCCAGTGGGTATGAAGGAAATTTTGGAATCAACCCGTGGTATTTTACCACGCTTGAAACCCCCTATTGCTATGCATCAGTGATGCATTATCATTGGAACGCTTTTGGCACTGATTACAAATCGCCTACTGTTCTCCCAATAGACCctacaaaacaaataattctTTCTAGAAACAATCCAGTATCTCACTATGATTCTCTTCTTGTAAACCGCGCGTTCCAGTGCTCTTCAATCTGGTCCAGACGATGTTCAGATCCCCCATCATGTACTAACCACGGATATCTTGACAAAAAGTGCAGATGTGTCTGCCCGCTCGGGACAAAGGGTAAATCATGTGAGACTGTCACTGCGCCTTTCCTTCCTCACTATGATTTAACTGAGTATACATTTTACAAATGCGGGGGGAATATCACAGAAGCAATTAGTGGCATCACTGTGCCTGAGTTTAAGGCATCTTGGCCTGCTAGAACCGCTCAGGCTGACTGTTTTTGGTGGATTCAAAAGCCAGTTTCAGCTAAAGTAGCAAAGGTTAGATTCACTGCATTTGATATGTTCAAAAAGTACAAGGATGGTTCCTGCTTCTATGAATGGCTAGAGGTGAGGACGGACAGTCTTTATTTAGCAGATGATTCAAGAAAGTGTGCGAACGATTATCGACCAGAATCTGTAATAAAAAGCACCGGAGACATTGTTCTTTGGTTCCATTCTCGTGTTTATAGAGGGGGAAATACTGGTTTTAAGTTTGACGTATCCTTCCAGTAATAGGAAAATCCCAACGGATTTGGTAATTTATGGGGAAATTGGGGTTcgatttcttttttactttcttgttGTCtctaatgtatatttttttcttgcgtTTTGTGACCCTTGCtgtttaaataataaatcaaatacttgagtgtatatttttttaaacacgaACATTCTTAGGTAAACAATTTTCAGTTGAACTATGAAATATTTAGTGTTAGATTTACTTGTAAACTATTCCCATCAGTGATGGGCTAAcagaagatgaaaaaaagacagttttaatgccttgtcaaacagttcgtggtagcgaactgcaagtaagaagcgacctggctcaatagtaaccaaaactccgacaaacaaaattttgataccaatagttacatcaaaagaatcgaatttttatgttgaatttaagtatataaggttatcaagtttagtgttacgcttcaaaaattacgagcctgagaaaatttacgtcattttcaaaaaaagagggttacacccgctaaaagtcatagaatcttagtgaaagtcacaccatcagattcagcgtatcagagaactctactacATAGATTTCatgctcctatctgcaaaaatgtggaattttgtattttttgccaaaagaaagatcacggatgcgtattcaattttttttttttttttttttttttttttcaggagtgatttCATCGACCTGgtggtcctacaatgtcacaagagggctcattcacgcggaaattaaaagttcttgtgccctttttaagtgaccaaaggaGGGTAACTAGACCCCTCCCACCCTTGTTTTTCCACAAATTCACTGGATCAAATTttcgagatggccattttgctcagcattgtaaaaaaaatctaacaactTTGTCTTTGAAGACGATTTAATTCCagacagtccccaggggaagggctgcaggttatgaactttgcccattgttcacatatagtattggttattaggaagtatacagacattttcaggggttTTATGGGTGGGTTGGTCCCCCACCACCACATAGGAGTTCTAAGTGGCACTGCAAAGTGGCGCTTGCTCATATACACAACAACGCAAAATTCTAAGACTATATAAAGTCAAATTCTCTTAAGTGCTCTAGTCTTATTTAAGGGGATTTCTATTCATtgtagatttgaatctattatccattttaatttttatttagtttaggaTTCATTTATAGTAGTATTGCTTATATTTATGTCTGATgcgatttttatttgaattttgaaattcataGAATATTGTTTGCAAATCGTTTCATAAATGACCACACTGACTGCGTAGACATTAACTTTAAATGCCATTATGAACATTATTAGCGGCCAAAGAAGACGTTTTTTTATAGGGTAGGTTGatcagaaatattgaaaaattattggatcaattaatgatttttttttttttttaatttcggagatatatttttttgtttgattttcttttttttattgaaaaatttcgtTTGGTCCTCCAAATATGAAAATCAGCTCAATTTTGTTTAATGGCTTGTTTTGTTTCCTTAAGCTTCTAgcttctttatattttatttagctttaatgctttttctcctttcttgctttttttctatttgctatatggctttttcttagtttgataaacagattattttgttgaaatttattttataagcctattttttttttccaaagactgAGTGCAGGATTATAGCATCGCTTAATTTGTAATCAAGTAAGACAGACTTTAACGTCAAAGTGCAAAATCATTATATCCTACATCAGCGCCATCTATTTTTTATGTGATTACTACTCTACTGTACTACTACTCTACTGTATTATTACCCTACTCTACTGTGATCACTACTTATCTGAATACTCTACTGATTGACTTATATGTCTAGACTAGAAATCTATACTTATCTATCTAGACTTATATAACTCACCTGAATGACGCATGAGCCACACTATAGTCACTCCTATGGATAAAATCAAATTACACATGACGCAAGTTCAGCACCAATCAATCAGCCCGTGCGTTATTTGGTGAGTTGAGCAATGACCGCCTTTGAACCATAATATTCATGATTAGTGGAGTGAATATATAAggcacaatttttttaaatttggaaatATGGTAGCACAGAATAGTCATTTTCTGGTCTTTATGTTAAGTTTGGAAAAATGTGTAAAGCCCTAACGTTAGTAGACAATATTCGGTAAAAACAAGCTGAAACTAATAGCGATCCTTATAACTAATATTAatagcattattattattataataataatattataataataagatTAACATAAACTAACATTAATAACCAATTCCTTGccatttcattttttatctgCCTGAGTATGACGTTGACGTTAAGATAAAAGAAAGAATACGCATCGTTTAAAAACTTACTTAGTTTAAAgtgctacttaaaaatgcaaaaacattaagacccaacagagagcagagctcgtaaggttGGGTGTGTAAATTATAGGACATACACAAGACAAGACATTTATTGACCAaattacataataaataattgttTAAACTTGGCGATAGGGACCAGGGCTCGATGTGTCGGTCATAAAATAAAAGTGAGAAAAtgccaaaataacaaaaagaaaggaaagaaaaaaacgtaCAAGGTAGGAGATAACAGAGGAGGCCACCCCAGCGCGAGAACATCGCAACCAAAAATCatactaaaatttattattcatcAATCCCAACATCCAGACAAAgtactatttttgaaatttgttttttcaaagaaaattggcTCTTGAAACTTGGGGACATTTCTACTAAATCAAGTTTATTTGCAATATAAGGTTATGTAAACATTGACCTTCTATTATCAACAGTTGTAACAATGGTATGGCTTTTGCATAACACTAGCTATCTTGGATATAATGTGCCAAATGTAGCACACTTATCTAGTCAAAAGTTAGCTGAAATAATTAGTAAGTATAACAATATCCATCGCCAAATGCTATTAGAGGGTAAGACATTAGCCAATAATAGCAAAATAAACGGTGAACCAAACAAAGCAATCttctccagcccccccccccttgaatcATTCAGAATGTCTGAATACAAAATCTGATTTTAAAGTAAATGCGCTTGAATAAGTCTTTCCATTATTGGGAAatactttttcttctatttctactGCCCTTGTCTTAGAGCATTCATCCTTGAAGTATTGGGAAAAATGTAAAGTCTGGGCGTCAAGAATGGAGGGTTGAAGGGTGGGCAACGTCTTTTATATAgttgataatttctgtttactttaagttttaacgtcactgTTAacgtttatttgaaaaaaacctgtttttatcatttaaattcTCTTTGGTTGAGTACTATATCCATAGTTACCCTAAACATAAAGTTGGCTACTACCTCGTCAAACCCCTAACAATGAGGTCTGACTTTTTCTTAACGATGCTGCGAGATAAAAGGCTCATGTAGAgtatctattttcaaaatttcatggATATTTCataaatgaattattatttcCGCAGCTAGAAGGGAGGTTTTCACCCCCTTAGCAAGTATagtgtaattttgttttctgttgCTGAAATAAAGGGTCAcagatttcaatttttgttcgaaTGACCCCGTTTTTGATAATCCCCGATTCAAAGTTAGATTTAATCAAACGAATAATTAATTGCACTTATCGTTAAGATTTGCTCCTGCTGACAAAATAGTGGCCCGTAACCCCACTATTTTACagggtcattttttttttattcgtgtAATAGGGATCAAACGCAAATCAATGAAAGATGATCAGTCTGTTAgagtaaataacaaaaaatgacGTAATTTTGATAGCATTATCACCCAAATCAGTCAATAAAAACGAATAGGCAGTCGATGAAATCCATTAcacccccccagccccccaaaaaaatttggtAAGTGTGCTTCTGAAAGtagataaaaattgaaaagttcAATCTTAGTGGACCAAAAATGGCTTTAATAGATTCGATTTCTGGTCTTGTAAACTAACTACCCACCCGACTATATTGGACAAAGCCATACAAAAAGACAGATGTGCGGTTTTCGACCTGagtgtaaaaaagaaaagtaagtaTACCAATTACCATTGAAATTTAGGGTGTAGTATCAATTTG includes the following:
- the LOC136035674 gene encoding blastula protease 10-like, with the protein product MLKKVICLYFCLELVKAQHQKIPRLEHIENNATDSSLSSRTRLDLSPGIFRLKKFEGDVEKSEVDFLVLDDNPSPQSEYRNFTILMDNDLGNYSGEENFTLIREVDHGTYSGDENFTLFREVDHGTYRGDENFTIIMDDMLFTQESYKNWVFLQRAYLKHPYNQWYRDSAGNPVIPYIIDSSVLSSDVEWVLKGIQQWGNTCIRFIDNTKYNLKYYLRIQRPSTAGLCNSFLGNIYAGGSGQPLNLGQGCYDPNVIAHEIGHAIGLSHEHNRVDRDKHLKVFKGNIASGYEGNFGINPWYFTTLETPYCYASVMHYHWNAFGTDYKSPTVLPIDPTKQIILSRNNPVSHYDSLLVNRAFQCSSIWSRRCSDPPSCTNHGYLDKKCRCVCPLGTKGKSCETVTAPFLPHYDLTEYTFYKCGGNITEAISGITVPEFKASWPARTAQADCFWWIQKPVSAKVAKVRFTAFDMFKKYKDGSCFYEWLEVRTDSLYLADDSRKCANDYRPESVIKSTGDIVLWFHSRVYRGGNTGFKFDVSFQ